A window from Salvia miltiorrhiza cultivar Shanhuang (shh) chromosome 2, IMPLAD_Smil_shh, whole genome shotgun sequence encodes these proteins:
- the LOC131012284 gene encoding uncharacterized protein LOC131012284 codes for MNSFAWMLILLYTANFLTSLAHQNCEMLRSKDILISSQAKTEEKHDCGRARKVTAAEEISLTGKGQKGNGAYGGANVVHRRPGEKSHATSYRPCIFVLSAAILGFSFFS; via the exons ATGAACTCTTTTGCTTGGATGTTAATCCTCTTATACACAGCTAATTTCCTCACAAGTTTGGCTCATCAAAATTGTGAGATGTTAAGGAGCAAAGATATATTGATTTCCTCGCAGGCCAAAACGGAAGAAAAACATG ATTGTGGGCGTGCAAGAAAGGTCACGGCGGCGGAGGAGATCAGCCTGACCGGTAAGGGGCAGAAAGGGAATGGCGCATACGGTGGTGCCAACGTGGTTCACCGGCGGCCTGGCGAAAAGAGTCATGCGACGTCGTATAGGCCTTGCATCTTCGTTTTATCCGCCGCCATTCTTGGTTTCAGCTTCTTCTCATGA